From the Fulvia fulva chromosome 2, complete sequence genome, one window contains:
- a CDS encoding Tyrosinase gives MLFTSAALSSLSLIATLSQTVAAHGSSHNAHQRHHLRQAAEGDPVIVTGSRSFGDGEVHSRLEVSDMFTNRPDQWTLLILAMEKFQSGGESNLTSYYAVSGIHGVPREEWDGVRQCDTCHGADGYCTHDSVLFPAWHRVYMVFFERLFLEIAQEIADSYPPGPLRRRMQKAVESLRWPYWDWAAKPEGDHCLPEFLSAQQINITGQNGDETIDNPLYSYKFVDPSKLYYAPFNQWHSTLRYPNSNNADVSGDEQSVVNAFDSVRQTLQDQVYSLLANCDNYLYFSNDAPGGTYAKCANSLEQIHNSVHTTGGGPGSKDVSGGHLTYLPLAAFDPIFWFHHCQVDRIFALWQTIYPNSYGADQVAPHHTWTIPEGSTQGIDSDLTPFRDSPNSFWTTRKVRDWQNTFGYTYPEFASTDGSRQAIINAVNGLYGPNADKTAPSISRTVEKGSLNKRALQPSGPPPPSHGSSTTEQDSLTPLEDSPAPQGDSPEQPSGSYNVSTAHSVSYSTSYSTATSTGYGSVSTGHPAVYPNMTVGGNNPFKTSNGSTYEYMCHFQSPRYTLNGSYVIYAFDGTPESDDTTTWNGDKSCIGSIGIMAGGDMAKPDVISYGGVPMTRHLQERCKEGKLEGMQEKHVTPYLAKNLEWKIVRSGEVIDPDVVPNFQAAVYSGTSSPAGPNSLGSWHSYTPQVEVTKNKAGGAQSAPVADCPVPSPFSPASPVAAPYPAPNGTAPGGYGYPPAGTGAPSGTGVSPNQPPAYTGAAGKPSFQIAGLLAAAGLVAVL, from the coding sequence ATGCTTTTCACCAGCGCGGCGCTCTCGTCGCTTTCCTTAATAGCCACTCTTTCACAGACAGTTGCCGCTCATGGCTCGTCACACAACGCGCACCAGCGCCACCACCTCCGCCAGGCTGCGGAGGGAGACCCTGTCATCGTCACCGGCTCCAGGAGCTTCGGTGATGGCGAGGTGCACTCTCGTTTAGAGGTCAGCGACATGTTCACAAACCGACCCGACCAATGGACTCTGCTCATCCTGGCGATGGAGAAATTCCAGAGTGGAGGAGAGAGCAACCTCACGAGCTACTACGCTGTTTCCGGCATTCACGGCGTGCCGCGGGAGGAATGGGACGGTGTCCGTCAGTGCGACACCTGCCATGGTGCCGATGGATATTGCACTCACGACTCGGTCTTGTTCCCAGCATGGCACCGTGTCTACATGGTCTTCTTCGAGCGCCTGTTCCTCGAGATTGCGCAGGAGATTGCCGATTCTTACCCACCAGGTCCTTTGAGACGTCGTATGCAGAAGGCTGTCGAGTCCCTTCGCTGGCCATACTGGGACTGGGCTGCGAAGCCAGAGGGCGACCACTGCCTTCCGGAGTTCTTGAGCGCGCAGCAGATCAACATCACTGGCCAGAACGGCGACGAGACGATCGACAACCCATTGTACAGCTACAAGTTTGTTGACCCGTCAAAACTCTACTACGCACCTTTCAACCAGTGGCACTCGACTCTGCGTTACCCCAACTCCAACAATGCTGATGTTTCGGGTGACGAGCAGTCCGTCGTCAATGCATTCGACAGCGTTCGCCAGACTCTGCAGGACCAGGTCTACTCTCTTTTGGCCAACTGTGACAACTACCTCTACTTCTCCAACGATGCGCCAGGTGGCACATACGCAAAGTGCGCCAACAGCTTGGAGCAAATCCACAACAGCGTTCACACCACTGGTGGTGGCCCTGGTAGCAAGGACGTTTCCGGTGGTCACTTGACTTACCTTCCTCTTGCTGCCTTTGACCCAATCTTCTGGTTCCACCATTGCCAGGTCGACCGCATCTTTGCGCTCTGGCAGACAATCTACCCGAACAGCTACGGCGCTGACCAGGTCGCACCGCACCACACATGGACCATTCCTGAGGGCTCCACCCAGGGCATCGACTCTGATCTGACCCCGTTCCGTGATTCACCAAACAGCTTCTGGACTACACGCAAGGTGCGGGATTGGCAGAACACCTTCGGCTACACTTACCCCGAGTTCGCCTCGACCGATGGTAGCAGACAGGCGATCATCAATGCTGTGAACGGCCTATACGGTCCTAACGCTGACAAGACTGCCCCGTCGATCTCGAGGACAGTTGAGAAGGGTTCCCTCAACAAGCGTGCTCTCCAGCCATCTGGACCACCTCCTCCAAGCCATGGTTCGTCCACAACCGAGCAGGATTCGTTGACACCATTGGAGGATTCGCCAGCACCGCAAGGAGACTCGCCGGAGCAGCCTTCCGGTTCGTACAATGTGTCTACCGCGCACAGCGTGTCTTACAGCACCTCGTACAGCACTGCCACCTCGACTGGTTACGGCTCGGTCTCGACTGGCCACCCAGCGGTGTACCCGAACATGACGGTCGGCGGCAACAACCCCTTTAAGACCAGCAACGGCAGCACCTACGAGTACATGTGCCACTTCCAGTCTCCTCGCTACACATTGAACGGCTCATACGTGATCTACGCATTCGACGGCACACCAGAGTCCGACGACACCACAACCTGGAACGGTGACAAGAGCTGCATTGGATCGATCGGTATCATGGCTGGTGGTGACATGGCGAAGCCGGATGTCATCTCGTACGGAGGTGTCCCAATGACCCGTCATCTGCAGGAGCGCTGCAAGGAGGGCAAGCTGGAGGGCATGCAGGAGAAGCACGTAACGCCATACCTGGCCAAGAACCTCGAGTGGAAGATTGTGCGCTCAGGCGAGGTCATCGACCCCGATGTCGTCCCCAACTTCCAGGCCGCTGTCTACTCCGGCACTTCTTCCCCAGCAGGACCAAACTCTCTCGGTAGCTGGCACAGCTACACTCCTCAGGTCGAGGTCACCAAGAACAAGGCCGGTGGTGCACAATCCGCTCCAGTCGCCGACTGCCCTGTCCCATCCCCATTTTCGCCAGCCTCGCCAGTTGCTGCGCCTTACCCAGCTCCTAACGGGACTGCTCCAGGCGGATACGGATACCCACCTGCCGGTACTGGCGCACCATCTGGCACTGGCGTTTCGCCCAACCAGCCTCCCGCCTACACCGGCGCTGCCGGCAAGCCTTCATTCCAGATCGCGGGTCTGTTGGCGGCGGCTGGTCTCGTTGCTGTTTTGTAA
- a CDS encoding Glycosyltransferase afumC: protein MDYHLPKGLHIIPDHLLDRRPDTEVDTDLLNPCEIKDDKNIWFFWHQGFENMHPYTQRNVRAWHRRLAPQGWTIRVTNRVPGSALNIDQFLDTQDPSTFPEAFINGTIGGDYAPQHTSDLVRFPLLVKYGAVYADVGMIQIGDLERMWNCTVGDPASPYEVLSYSMGTAQDRALTNYFLCSARDNPFFSRCHQLLLKIWEGKTGTEGLHAHPLLRGLKLQGANAGFSFKEGSKIYTPDEVSKMLTDYIIQGQVMTMVLGLLDAETKWNGPQYCAEHVYAIDYMTGSQLINELTAWDGEEAFRLMSLPLPREGEEEGEDQRKARCIVERCLRESFGFKLAHGLILRVLGQTLGSLWRRHEGSDVVGGTYAAWFRHGVVYWNQDEVPGRQEWGVVAPVKVGPLLREV from the coding sequence ATGGACTACCACCTACCAAAAGGCCTCCACATCATCCCCGACCATCTCCTCGACCGCAGACCAGACACAGAAGTCGACACCGATCTTCTCAACCCTTGCGAAATCAAAGATGACAAGAACATTTGGTTCTTCTGGCACCAAGGCTTCGAAAACATGCACCCCTACACCCAACGCAACGTCCGAGCCTGGCACAGACGGCTCGCTCCCCAAGGCTGGACAATCCGCGTCACAAACCGCGTCCCGGGCTCAGCATTGAACATCGACCAATTCCTAGATACGCAAGACCCTAGCACGTTTCCCGAAGCTTTCATCAACGGCACGATAGGCGGCGACTACGCGCCTCAGCATACGTCGGATCTTGTGCGGTTTCCGTTGTTGGTGAAGTATGGGGCTGTGTATGCGGATGTGGGGATGATTCAGATTGGCGATTTGGAGCGGATGTGGAATTGTACTGTTGGGGATCCTGCTTCGCCGTATGAGGTGCTGTCGTATAGCATGGGAACGGCCCAGGATAGGGCACTGACGAACTACTTCCTCTGCTCAGCACGCGATAATCCCTTCTTCTCGCGCTGTCATCAACTCCTCCTGAAGATCTGGGAGGGCAAAACTGGCACAGAAGGTTTACACGCACACCCTCTCCTCAGGGGCCTCAAATTACAAGGCGCCAATGCAGGTTTCTCCTTCAAAGAAGGCTCCAAGATCTACACCCCCGACGAAGTCAGCAAGATGCTCACCGACTACATAATCCAAGGCCAAGTAATGACCATGGTCCTGGGCCTCCTCGACGCCGAAACCAAGTGGAACGGACCACAATACTGCGCAGAACACGTCTACGCGATCGACTACATGACCGGGTCGCAGCTGATCAACGAACTCACGGCGTGGGATGGTGAGGAGGCGTTTCGCCTCATGTCGTTGCCGCTGCCGCGGGAGGGGGAAGAGGAGGGTGAGGATCAGAGGAAGGCGAGGTGTATTGTGGAGCGGTGTCTGCGGGAGAGTTTTGGGTTTAAGTTGGCGCATGGTTTGATTCTTAGGGTGCTAGGGCAGACGCTTGGGAGCTTGTGGCGGAGGCATGAGGGGTCTGATGTGGTGGGGGGGACGTATGCGGCTTGGTTTAGACATGGCGTGGTGTATTGGAATCAGGATGAGGTGCCTGGGAGGCAGGAGTGGGGGGTTGTTGCGCCGGTTAAGGTTGGTCCGCTGTTGAGAGAGGTATGA
- a CDS encoding NADH-ubiquinone oxidoreductase, with amino-acid sequence MARQALLRSLARSPATATLNATRTARTFATSTRRHAEVELTVDGKKVSIEAGSALIQACEKAGATIPRYCYHEKLMIAGNCRMCLVEVERAPKPVASCAWPVQPGMVVKTNSPLTHKAREGVMEFLLANHPLDCPICDQGGECDLQDQSMRYGSDRGRFHELDGKRAVEDKNIGPLVKTSMNRCIHCTRCVRFANDVAGAPELGSTGRGNDIQIGTYLETALDTELSGNVIDLCPVGALTSKPYAFRARPWELSHTETIDVHNGLGSNIRMDGRGLQVMRILPRLNDDVNEEWIDDKTRFACDGLSTQRLTTPLIRRDNQFQPATWENVLVEISEKFKQLAPKGDEVKFVAGELVETELLVAAKDLANRLGSENLALDHPQGSAPLAHGIDVRSNFAFNSKIYGVEQADAILLVGTNPRWEAAVLNARIRKQWLRSDLEVGLVGQDFESTFDYENLGASAKDLKTALGGAWGEKLKSAKNPMIIVGSGAVEHPDAKAIYETVGSFVEKNKANFVTDEWNGYNVLQRAASRAGAFEVGFTVASPETAKTTPKVIWLLGADEIEAADIPKDAFVIYQGHHGDRGAALADVILPGASYAEKGATWVNTEGRVQISRAASSLYGAARDDWKIVRAVSEALGTPLPYDDVEQLRDRMEEISPALRRYDIVEPTSKELQALSKVQLIDQNKGSQASGQPLRQVIENFFFTNSISRSSPTMARCSAAKAAKNPETNFMAPGEPIPQVAYGPPQIAGASA; translated from the exons ATGGCGAGGCAAGCACTACTGCGATCGCTGGCCCGCTCGCCGGCCACAGCGACTCTCAATGCCACACGCACCGCGCGCACCTTTGCCACGAGTACAAGACGGCACGCCGAAGTGGAGCTCACAGTCGATGGCAAGAAGGTCTCAATAGAAG CCGGCTCTGCCCTCATTCAAGCCTGCGAGAAGGCCGGCGCCACGATTCCACGATACTGTTACCACGAGAAACTTATGATTGCCGGAAACTGTCGAATGTGCCTTGTCGAAGTCGAGCGAGCACCAAAGCCAGTAGCGTCATGCGCATGGCCCGTACAACCCGGAATGGTCGTGAAGACCAACAGCCCACTCACACACAAAGCAAGAGAAGGTGTCATGGAATTTCTACTGGCAAATCACCCATTGGATTGCCCAATTTGTGACCAGGGAGGTGAATGTGACTTGCAAGATCAGAGCATGAGATATGGTTCAGACAGAGGGCGCTTCCACGAATTGGATGGCAAGAGAGCAGTAGAGGATAAGAACATTGGACCACTGGTCAAG ACATCCATGAACCGCTGTATTCACTGTACACGATGTGTCCGGTTCGCAAACGATGTTGCTGGCGCGCCTGAGCTCGGCAGCACTGGACGTGGAAACGACATTCAAATCGGCACATACCTCGAAACCGCTCTCGACACTGAACTTTCCGGCAACGTCATCGATCTCTGCCCCGTTGGTGCCCTCACATCAAAGCCATACGCTTTCCGTGCACGGCCGTGGGAGCTTTCACACACAGAGACTATCGATGTACACAATGGTCTGGGCAGCAACATCCGCATGGACGGCCGCGGTCTCCAGGTCATGAGGATCTTGCCACGATTGAATGATGACGTGAACGAGGAGTGGATTGACGACAAGACTCGCTTCGCTTGCGACGGACTCAGCACACAACGACTTACTACTCCGCTCATTCGAAGGGATAACCAGTTCCAGCCTGCGACATGGGAGAACGTTCTTGTTGAAATCAGCGAGAAGTTCAAGCAGCTTGCACCAAAGGGTGACGAGGTGAAGTTCGTTGCTGGAGAACTTGTCGAGACTGAGCTCTTGGTCGCCGCAAAGGACTTGGCCAACCGCCTCGGCTCTGAGAACCTCGCTCTGGACCACCCACAAGGCTCAGCACCACTCGCACACGGAATCGACGTTCGATCGAACTTTGCTTTCAACTCCAAGATCTACGGCGTGGAGCAAGCCGATGCCATCCTCCTGGTTGGCACCAACCCGCGATGGGAGGCTGCAGTACTGAACGCAAGAATTCGCAAGCAGTGGCTCCGATCAGATCTCGAGGTCGGCCTTGTTGGACAGGACTTTGAGTCGACCTTCGACTATGAGAACCTCGGTGCTTCAGCAAAGGACCTCAAGACTGCTCTCGGTGGCGCTTGGGGCGAGAAGCTCAAGTCTGCCAAGAACCCTATGATCATTGTTGGATCTGGAGCTGTCGAACACCCTGACGCCAAGGCCATCTACGAGACTGTCGGCTCGTTCGTCGAGAAGAACAAGGCCAACTTTGTCACCGACGAGTGGAATGGCTACAACGTGTTGCAACGTGCTGCTTCAAGAGCTGGTGCTTTCGAGGTTGGCTTCACAGTCGCCAGCCCAGAGACTGCAAAGACCACACCCAAGGTCATCTGGCTGCTTGGCGCTGACGAGATCGAGGCTGCTGATATACCGAAAGATGCTTTCGTAATTTACCAAGGTCACCACGGTGACCGCGGTGCCGCGCTCGCTGACGTCATACTTCCTGGTGCCTCTTACGCCGAGAAGGGCGCCACGTGGGTCAACACTGAAGGCCGTGTCCAGATCTCCCGCGCTGCATCATCGTTATACGGTGCTGCACGCGACGACTGGAAGATCGTTCGCGCCGTTTCAGAGGCTCTTGGTACACCGCTGCCATATGACGACGTTGAACAACTTCGCGACCGCATGGAGGAGATCTCACCTGCTCTCCGCCGGTACGACATTGTCGAGCCAACGTCCAAGGAACTTCAAGCACTCAGCAAAGTGCAGCTCATTGACCAGAACAAGGGATCCCAAGCATCAGGGCAACCTCTGCGACAAGTCATCGAGAACTTCTTTTTCACCAACAGCATATCACGATCATCGCCGACAATGGCGAGATGTTCCGCAGCAAAGGCGGCAAAGAACCCAGAGACGAACTTCATGGCGCCCGGTGAACCCATCCCACAGGTCGCATACGGACCACCACAAATTGCCGGTGCGAGTGCATAG
- a CDS encoding Short-chain dehydrogenase/reductase prx1, translating into MALTQPYAQDHTNLQGPGDSRPTAKQVIEDQGLVDILPGTVVLITGCTSGIGIETARALYLTGATIYITARSLEKGQEVALDLATDPQRPVKVLEMSLDSFASIRAAAQTFLEQESKLNILICNAGVMACPQTTTKDGFEYQFGTNHLGHFLLFQLLKHALLAGATPSHPSRVISVSSTGHRIVPSLPLTDLDFSKSQYHPFTAYGRSKLANIYFANHLTRLYATKHLHALSLHPGSIKTPLQRHVDQTDFYAKATSDPEYQRQVKSVEQGAATTVWAAVGKEWMHRGGVYLEDVGEAGPVVPGGTAFGTGYGEAAYRPEDERKLWGGG; encoded by the coding sequence ATGGCACTCACACAACCATACGCCCAAGATCATACCAACCTGCAAGGACCCGGTGACTCCAGGCCGACCGCCAAACAAGTTATCGAAGATCAAGGTCTTGTCGATATTCTACCAGGTACTGTGGTCCTGATCACAGGCTGTACTTCTGGAATTGGTATAGAGACAGCACGAGCGCTCTACCTGACTGGCGCCACGATCTACATCACGGCTCGCTCGCTGGAGAAAGGGCAAGAAGTAGCTTTGGACCTCGCGACAGACCCCCAGCGACCAGTCAAGGTGTTGGAAATGTCTCTCGACTCTTTTGCCTCTATTCGTGCTGCAGCACAAACGTTCCTAGAGCAAGAATCGAAACTTAACATCCTCATCTGCAACGCTGGAGTTATGGCCTGTCCACAGACTACCACCAAGGACGGCTTCGAGTACCAGTTCGGCACAAATCACCTCGGACACTTCCTTCTATTCCAACTCCTAAAACATGCCCTCCTCGCAGGAGCTACACCATCGCACCCATCGCGCGTCATCTCCGTCTCATCAACGGGTCACCGCATAGTCCCCTCCCTACCCCTCACCGATCTAGACTTCTCCAAGTCCCAATACCATCCCTTCACAGCATACGGCCGATCCAAACTCGCCAACATCTACTTCGCCAACCACCTCACGCGCCTCTACGCCACCAAGCACCTTCACGCCCTCAGCTTACATCCAGGCTCCATCAAAACGCCACTACAGCGTCACGTTGACCAGACAGATTTCTACGCCAAGGCCACGAGTGATCCGGAGTATCAGAGGCAGGTCAAGAGTGTCGAGCAAGGCGCTGCGACAACGGTCTGGGCTGCTGTTGGGAAGGAGTGGATGCATCGTGGTGGGGTGTATCTGGAGGATGTAGGAGAGGCGGGGCCTGTGGTGCCCGGAGGAACGGCTTTTGGGACTGGGTATGGGGAGGCTGCGTATAGGCCTGAGGATGAGAGGAAGTTGTGGGGGGGGGGGTGA